Proteins found in one Kangiella sediminilitoris genomic segment:
- the yrfG gene encoding GMP/IMP nucleotidase: protein MARPNTLSRQDWENIDAILLDMDGTLLDLSFDNHFWQTAVPELYAEEKGISLEDSHQYLGECYDEFSGTLNWYCTDFWSEKLGIDIIQHKSGMAHHISLRPGTKEFLEKVSSLQKQIVLVTNAHPETLRVKLEKTSIDQYFDRLYSSHQFNQPKESAGFWQQLEQDLTIPLHRCLFIDDTENILMRAKQSGVKYVVMVEQPDMTRPARGSKHFPTLNRLTELLK from the coding sequence ATGGCAAGGCCGAATACCTTAAGCAGACAGGACTGGGAAAATATCGATGCCATCCTATTGGATATGGATGGCACTTTGCTCGATCTATCTTTTGATAACCACTTTTGGCAAACAGCAGTCCCGGAGCTATATGCCGAGGAAAAAGGTATCAGTCTGGAAGACTCACATCAATATTTAGGAGAGTGTTACGATGAGTTCAGTGGTACTCTAAATTGGTACTGTACTGACTTCTGGTCTGAGAAACTTGGGATTGATATCATTCAGCATAAGTCAGGCATGGCTCATCACATAAGCCTAAGACCTGGAACCAAAGAGTTCCTGGAAAAGGTATCATCTTTGCAAAAACAAATTGTACTGGTAACTAACGCCCATCCGGAAACATTACGGGTTAAACTGGAGAAGACTTCGATAGACCAATATTTTGATCGGCTATATTCGTCACATCAGTTTAATCAACCGAAGGAGTCAGCTGGATTTTGGCAGCAATTAGAGCAGGACTTAACCATTCCTTTGCATAGATGTTTATTTATTGATGACACAGAAAATATTTTAATGCGAGCGAAACAATCCGGTGTTAAATATGTGGTAATGGTTGAACAGCCCGATATGACTCGACCTGCCAGAGGCAGTAAACACTTCCCAACCCTGAACCGATTAACCGAGTTATTAAAATAA
- the nudE gene encoding ADP compounds hydrolase NudE, translating to MSKKLPRIKNQKIIAETRIFAVEELELEFSNGVYRIYERLKAGKYGAVLIIPMLDDNTLLLIKEYAAGVERYELAFPKGLVDPGEIALDAANRELQEEVGYAARELTQMKRITLAPGYLSHKMDVVLARDLYPSKLEGDEPEPIEVVEWKVDELDALLELDEFSEARSIAALHLLQHALRQ from the coding sequence ATGTCTAAGAAACTACCCAGAATTAAAAACCAGAAAATTATAGCCGAAACACGCATCTTCGCGGTTGAAGAGTTGGAGTTAGAGTTTTCCAACGGTGTTTATCGCATATATGAGCGATTAAAAGCTGGTAAATATGGTGCCGTACTAATCATCCCCATGCTCGATGATAACACTCTTCTACTAATAAAAGAGTATGCGGCAGGGGTAGAGCGCTATGAGTTGGCCTTTCCTAAAGGGTTGGTTGATCCTGGTGAAATAGCACTGGATGCGGCAAATCGTGAGTTACAGGAGGAAGTTGGCTATGCTGCAAGGGAGTTAACTCAGATGAAACGGATTACATTGGCACCCGGTTATCTAAGCCACAAAATGGATGTTGTTTTAGCGCGAGATCTATACCCAAGCAAGCTTGAAGGAGATGAGCCTGAACCCATCGAGGTTGTTGAGTGGAAAGTCGATGAACTAGACGCTTTGTTGGAACTGGATGAATTTAGTGAGGCCAGGAGCATTGCTGCTCTGCACTTACTACAGCATGCATTGAGGCAATAA
- a CDS encoding carboxypeptidase-like regulatory domain-containing protein, translating into MKQLKVVLITAFSILLYACGGGSDSNDNSTPPPSGGSGQAATISGTATYDNVPHNTSTSGLNYNATTQDPIRGATVQLLEGSSGSTVIDTTVSDANGRYSLQGETGATYRIRIRAELKKTGTPAWDVEVVDNTNSGALYVLDSESFSPSSTSTTRNLNAASGWGGSSYISTRAAAPFHILDRAYEIIAKLQTVDADIQLPSLVINWSPNNIPEPGDTSTGKINTSFYSNGKIFLLGAEDTDTDEYDGHVIIHEWGHYFEDTNARSDSIGGRHAGGDRLDMRVAFGEGFGNAWSGIITDDPLYRDSFGPNQASGFVINVENNNVSNPGWFSEGSVQSILYDIYDSNNEDPSSLGLQPIYDVLTGSQRDTQAFTSIFSFMTYMKANNPGDTASLDLLLIDQNIQTNVDIWGSNETDSEGQPEVLPVYETFSAGDSRQLCTISTFGGFSSNENRNKLGNRKFLRLNIQTNGSYTLRLTPSGSRDLDGYIYSRGTIVAADDSFTSSTVNITQNFSAGTYVADVLVWDQADCFDVSLIQN; encoded by the coding sequence ATGAAGCAATTAAAAGTCGTTTTAATCACAGCGTTCAGCATACTTCTTTATGCCTGTGGGGGCGGCAGTGACTCCAACGACAATTCAACACCGCCACCTTCCGGGGGTAGTGGTCAAGCTGCAACTATTTCAGGAACAGCGACCTATGATAATGTGCCACATAACACAAGCACGAGCGGTCTTAACTACAATGCAACCACTCAAGACCCCATTCGAGGGGCTACAGTGCAACTCCTTGAGGGCAGCAGTGGTAGCACGGTCATTGATACTACGGTCAGCGACGCTAATGGACGCTACTCTCTGCAGGGCGAAACAGGTGCAACTTATCGTATCCGTATACGAGCGGAGCTGAAAAAAACAGGTACTCCTGCCTGGGATGTCGAAGTTGTCGACAATACCAACAGCGGTGCTTTATATGTCCTCGACTCAGAAAGCTTTAGCCCATCATCGACCAGCACTACACGTAATTTAAACGCGGCCTCTGGCTGGGGTGGAAGCTCCTACATCTCCACCCGTGCCGCAGCACCCTTTCATATTCTTGATCGTGCATATGAGATAATAGCTAAATTGCAGACCGTCGATGCAGATATACAACTTCCATCTCTTGTTATCAACTGGAGTCCAAACAATATTCCTGAGCCTGGCGACACTTCAACGGGTAAAATTAATACCTCTTTTTACAGTAATGGCAAAATATTCTTACTGGGCGCGGAAGATACGGATACGGATGAATATGATGGTCATGTCATCATCCATGAGTGGGGGCATTATTTTGAAGATACCAATGCCCGTTCTGACAGTATCGGAGGACGCCATGCAGGAGGTGACCGCCTAGATATGCGAGTGGCATTCGGCGAGGGCTTTGGTAATGCCTGGTCAGGCATCATAACCGATGATCCACTTTACAGAGATTCTTTTGGGCCTAATCAGGCAAGCGGCTTTGTGATTAATGTTGAAAATAATAACGTTTCAAACCCTGGCTGGTTCAGCGAAGGTTCCGTGCAGTCGATTCTATATGACATCTATGATTCGAATAATGAAGACCCATCAAGCCTAGGGTTACAACCAATCTATGATGTTTTGACGGGGTCTCAGCGAGATACTCAGGCATTTACCAGTATCTTCAGCTTCATGACATATATGAAAGCTAATAATCCTGGCGACACTGCATCTCTGGATCTGTTATTGATAGATCAGAACATCCAAACGAATGTGGATATCTGGGGGAGTAATGAGACTGACAGCGAAGGTCAGCCCGAAGTTCTTCCTGTATATGAAACATTCTCCGCTGGAGACAGCCGACAGCTCTGCACAATCAGTACTTTTGGTGGGTTCTCATCAAATGAGAACCGCAACAAACTCGGTAACCGAAAGTTTTTACGCTTAAACATACAAACGAATGGCAGTTACACTCTACGCCTGACACCTTCTGGAAGTCGCGATCTGGATGGGTATATCTATAGTCGAGGTACCATTGTCGCGGCCGATGATTCATTTACATCGTCAACTGTTAATATTACACAGAATTTTTCAGCGGGTACTTACGTTGCGGATGTCCTGGTTTGGGATCAGGCAGATTGCTTTGATGTATCCCTTATTCAGAATTAA
- a CDS encoding S41 family peptidase, with translation MLNKLATVLLLCLFITGVAFADHPEKEQSLQEPTIEEQESGTSDTVETLPLDELAALADAYAQIKQSYVKELTDKEILDAAIRGMLSNLDPYSTYLTAEQFAALQESATGDYAGIGIEANHIEEGIEVVNVFKDSPAERSGLKPGDLITHINDISAAGLPAEEGSELMRGSPGSKVELTYINSDEEEVTVVVTRQVIHTTSVTYQLLEDNIGFARITEFQLRTANDLSQAISNMEYLNKKPLAGLILDLRNNPGGLLDGATEVSDLFLNSGVIVKTKGRQEETNEVHNASSGDILRGKPLVVLINGRSASASEIVSGALQDHKRATIIGTQSFGKAMVQTILPIHGGNAIKLTTSLYYTPNDRSIQDSGITPDITVEFEPVDDNNDAKIQTDTKKSGESKGSVTQSYKRDNQVMAALKHIKNSQN, from the coding sequence ATGTTAAACAAGTTAGCCACAGTGCTATTGCTGTGCCTTTTCATTACAGGTGTTGCTTTTGCAGATCATCCTGAAAAGGAACAATCGCTGCAAGAGCCAACCATTGAAGAGCAAGAATCCGGCACATCAGACACTGTCGAGACATTACCGTTAGACGAGTTAGCGGCATTGGCTGACGCCTACGCGCAAATCAAACAGTCCTACGTCAAAGAGCTGACTGACAAAGAGATTCTTGATGCGGCAATTCGTGGCATGTTGAGCAACCTTGACCCCTACTCAACCTATCTCACCGCCGAACAATTTGCGGCTTTACAGGAAAGCGCGACTGGTGATTATGCGGGCATTGGCATTGAAGCAAACCACATAGAAGAAGGTATTGAGGTCGTTAACGTTTTTAAGGACTCTCCAGCTGAACGATCAGGCCTTAAGCCCGGGGATCTGATTACCCACATAAATGATATCTCTGCGGCCGGTCTTCCCGCTGAGGAAGGCTCCGAGCTTATGCGTGGAAGTCCTGGTAGTAAAGTCGAACTAACTTATATTAATAGTGATGAAGAAGAAGTAACGGTTGTCGTAACTCGACAGGTTATCCATACCACCAGTGTGACCTACCAATTACTGGAGGATAATATAGGTTTCGCCAGAATCACTGAATTCCAATTAAGAACGGCTAACGATCTCAGTCAGGCCATCAGTAATATGGAATATTTAAATAAAAAGCCGTTGGCAGGCCTCATTCTTGACCTCAGAAACAATCCCGGCGGACTGCTCGATGGCGCCACAGAGGTCAGTGACTTATTCCTAAATAGCGGTGTTATTGTCAAAACTAAAGGCCGCCAAGAGGAGACCAACGAGGTTCACAATGCCAGTTCAGGTGATATTCTACGAGGTAAACCCCTGGTCGTCCTTATCAACGGGCGCTCTGCTTCAGCTTCAGAAATTGTCTCCGGTGCGTTACAGGATCATAAGCGAGCGACTATCATTGGTACCCAGTCATTTGGCAAGGCAATGGTTCAGACAATTTTACCTATACATGGTGGCAATGCCATCAAGTTGACCACGTCTCTCTACTACACGCCTAATGATCGCTCTATTCAGGATTCTGGTATCACACCGGATATAACAGTTGAGTTTGAGCCTGTGGACGATAATAACGACGCAAAAATACAAACTGATACAAAAAAGTCAGGAGAATCAAAAGGTTCCGTAACCCAAAGTTATAAAAGGGATAATCAGGTCATGGCCGCTTTAAAACACATCAAAAATAGCCAAAACTGA
- a CDS encoding murein hydrolase activator EnvC family protein, giving the protein MASIFLLLLYSFATPAAQDKAQAEKELKILKAAISEIQEELEDNLAQQSQAQQKIKSIDKKLAEVTSQLRQTKKRITQANNKLQSLEVEQTEKIALREKQRQRLASQLRSAYIAGRQEYVKLLLNQEDPAKVSRMLEYYRYLNQARIDDIEELQQTLQRLQTIEQDIQSTLITLSDLEEAQVVQQKEQQELKKEQQVALNQLKESYSSQNSRLEKLRKDEQELAKVIRSIEKTLRQFAPKQSLAGLSKFKNKLQWPVKGSVLHRYGSNKLGNRLKWNGILIGSKEGDPVHAIHHGQVVFADWLRGYGLVVIVDHGKGYLSLYGQNQTLMKSPGDWVEAGEPVATSGGSGGSGQSGLYFEIRYNGRPQNPVAWIR; this is encoded by the coding sequence GTGGCTTCTATTTTTTTGCTTTTACTCTATAGTTTTGCTACGCCCGCTGCTCAGGATAAAGCACAAGCTGAAAAAGAGTTAAAGATATTAAAAGCCGCCATATCAGAAATCCAGGAAGAGCTTGAGGATAATCTTGCGCAGCAAAGTCAGGCCCAGCAGAAAATTAAAAGTATCGATAAAAAGCTGGCAGAAGTTACCTCGCAATTACGCCAGACAAAAAAACGGATTACTCAAGCAAATAACAAACTGCAGTCGCTTGAAGTTGAACAAACTGAAAAAATTGCTTTAAGAGAAAAGCAGCGACAAAGACTAGCTTCGCAGTTACGAAGTGCTTACATAGCTGGTCGTCAGGAATACGTTAAGCTACTTCTTAACCAGGAAGACCCTGCAAAAGTTTCCCGGATGCTGGAATATTACCGATACCTCAATCAGGCCAGAATAGATGATATTGAAGAGCTGCAACAAACGTTACAGCGTTTGCAGACTATCGAGCAGGATATCCAGAGTACGTTGATCACACTATCTGATCTCGAAGAAGCGCAAGTGGTTCAACAAAAAGAACAGCAAGAACTAAAGAAAGAACAACAGGTTGCTCTGAATCAATTGAAAGAAAGTTACAGTAGCCAAAATTCACGTCTTGAAAAATTACGCAAAGACGAGCAGGAACTTGCTAAAGTTATCCGCTCCATTGAGAAAACACTACGTCAGTTTGCGCCAAAGCAATCATTGGCGGGTCTGAGTAAATTCAAAAATAAACTGCAATGGCCCGTAAAAGGCTCTGTTCTTCATCGTTATGGTAGCAACAAACTTGGCAACAGATTGAAATGGAATGGAATTTTAATCGGTTCAAAGGAAGGCGATCCCGTTCACGCCATACACCATGGACAAGTCGTTTTTGCAGACTGGTTGCGCGGATATGGCTTAGTAGTTATTGTGGATCATGGTAAAGGGTATCTGTCCTTATACGGACAGAATCAAACCCTTATGAAATCTCCGGGAGACTGGGTTGAGGCCGGAGAACCTGTCGCTACCTCTGGGGGGAGTGGCGGCAGTGGTCAATCAGGCCTTTATTTTGAAATTCGATATAACGGCCGACCACAGAATCCAGTTGCCTGGATTCGCTAA
- the gpmI gene encoding 2,3-bisphosphoglycerate-independent phosphoglycerate mutase, giving the protein MSKSPKPVALIILDGWGYSEDPKDNAIMAANTPNWDKYWNQYSHTLISGSGTDVGLPEGQMGNSEVGHLNLGAGRVVYQDYTRISKAIETGEFFDNQALVTAVDKAVSQGKAVHLMGLLSPGGVHSHEDHIHAAIQLCQKRGAEKVYIHAFLDGRDMPPRSAEASLVKLDNVCQQVGVGRLATMVGRYYAMDRDNRWDRIELAYNTLTQSTADYRFDTGVDALSAAYSRDENDEFVKPTVIGETAPIEDGDSVIFMNYRADRARQLSKAFANDDFEGFERKARPQLSDFVMLTQYASDIDASIAYPPISMDNVLGEHLMKLGKKQLRIAETEKYAHVTFFFNGGLETPFEGEDRELIPSPDVATYDLQPEMNAKLVTDHLVKVIEDQKYDAIICNFANPDMVGHTGNFEATVKAIEALDECIGRIVEALEKVGGEALITADHGNAEKMADDTTGQAHTAHTSEPVPLLYIGRKAAPTVTDGVLSDLAPTMLTLMGLPIPEEMTGRPIFKI; this is encoded by the coding sequence ATGAGCAAAAGTCCAAAACCTGTGGCTCTGATCATCTTGGATGGTTGGGGATATAGCGAAGATCCGAAAGATAATGCCATCATGGCGGCCAATACGCCTAATTGGGATAAGTACTGGAACCAATACAGTCATACCCTGATTTCAGGCTCTGGTACCGACGTAGGTTTACCCGAAGGTCAAATGGGCAACTCAGAAGTGGGTCATCTTAATCTTGGTGCTGGTCGAGTGGTCTATCAGGATTACACCCGCATCAGTAAGGCGATTGAAACTGGTGAGTTTTTCGACAACCAAGCTCTTGTAACAGCAGTAGATAAAGCTGTATCCCAAGGTAAAGCGGTTCATCTCATGGGCTTACTATCTCCTGGCGGTGTGCATAGTCATGAAGACCATATTCATGCTGCAATACAGTTGTGCCAGAAACGTGGCGCGGAAAAAGTCTATATTCATGCCTTCCTCGATGGACGTGATATGCCTCCTCGTAGCGCCGAAGCGAGTCTTGTGAAGCTCGATAATGTTTGCCAGCAAGTTGGCGTAGGCCGACTGGCCACAATGGTTGGCCGCTACTACGCCATGGATCGAGACAACCGCTGGGACCGTATCGAACTAGCTTACAACACGCTGACTCAGTCGACCGCCGACTATCGCTTTGACACTGGCGTTGATGCGCTAAGCGCGGCTTACTCGCGTGATGAAAACGATGAATTTGTTAAACCAACCGTTATTGGAGAAACTGCCCCCATAGAAGATGGCGACAGCGTTATTTTTATGAACTATCGTGCAGACCGCGCACGACAGCTGAGCAAAGCTTTTGCTAATGACGACTTTGAAGGCTTTGAGCGTAAAGCTCGTCCGCAGTTATCAGATTTCGTTATGTTGACGCAGTATGCATCAGATATAGATGCCAGCATTGCCTACCCCCCTATTTCGATGGATAACGTTTTAGGCGAACATTTGATGAAACTTGGTAAGAAACAGCTTCGAATCGCCGAAACCGAAAAATACGCCCATGTCACTTTCTTCTTTAATGGTGGACTAGAAACACCCTTTGAGGGGGAAGATCGTGAGCTGATCCCATCGCCTGATGTAGCGACTTATGATTTACAGCCTGAGATGAACGCCAAACTGGTGACGGATCATTTGGTAAAAGTGATCGAAGACCAGAAATACGATGCCATTATCTGTAATTTCGCCAACCCTGACATGGTTGGTCATACCGGTAACTTCGAAGCGACAGTCAAAGCAATCGAAGCTCTGGATGAATGTATTGGTCGAATCGTTGAAGCTCTTGAAAAAGTGGGTGGCGAAGCATTAATTACAGCGGATCATGGTAATGCCGAAAAGATGGCTGACGACACAACCGGTCAGGCACACACGGCTCATACTAGCGAACCAGTGCCCTTGCTTTATATAGGCAGAAAAGCAGCTCCCACAGTCACTGACGGTGTTCTTTCCGATCTCGCTCCGACCATGCTGACTCTGATGGGGTTACCAATCCCTGAAGAGATGACTGGCCGACCGATATTTAAAATTTAA
- a CDS encoding SPFH domain-containing protein, protein MEFIIALVALVVIGIFLGVKTVSQGSQYTVERFGKYRKTLSPGLHIIIPIIDRIGAKVNMMEQVLDIPAQQVISQDNATVTIDAVCFYQVVDPVKATYEVNQLHRAMQNLVMTNIRTVLGSMDLDWMLSKRDEINARILTIVDEATNPWGVKVTRIEIKDILPPRDLVDAMAQQMKAERLKRAQILEAEGSKRSEVLEAEGEKQAQILKAEGEREAAFREAEARERLAEAEANATTMVSKAIAEGNVQAINYFVAQKYVEALGEIATSDNQKVLMLPLEASSVIGSVAGVAEIAKEAFGKK, encoded by the coding sequence ATGGAATTTATTATTGCTTTAGTTGCCCTGGTCGTGATTGGCATTTTCTTAGGGGTCAAAACGGTTTCCCAGGGAAGTCAGTATACGGTCGAACGTTTCGGGAAGTACCGCAAAACTCTCTCGCCAGGCTTGCATATTATTATCCCAATTATCGATCGCATCGGTGCTAAAGTGAATATGATGGAGCAGGTTCTGGACATTCCTGCGCAACAGGTTATTTCACAGGACAACGCTACCGTCACGATCGATGCTGTCTGTTTTTATCAGGTGGTGGATCCGGTCAAAGCGACGTATGAAGTCAATCAACTTCATCGTGCTATGCAGAACCTGGTAATGACGAATATCCGTACCGTATTGGGTAGTATGGACCTGGATTGGATGCTATCAAAGCGTGATGAAATTAATGCACGAATTTTGACGATTGTGGATGAGGCAACTAATCCATGGGGCGTAAAAGTTACTCGTATAGAGATCAAAGATATTCTGCCACCGCGTGATTTGGTGGATGCCATGGCACAGCAGATGAAGGCGGAGCGTTTAAAGCGTGCGCAAATTTTAGAAGCTGAAGGCAGCAAGCGTTCTGAAGTGCTGGAAGCAGAAGGTGAGAAGCAGGCACAAATTTTAAAGGCTGAAGGTGAACGAGAAGCGGCGTTCCGTGAAGCAGAAGCACGTGAGCGTCTGGCCGAAGCCGAAGCTAATGCAACGACCATGGTATCGAAAGCAATCGCCGAAGGTAACGTGCAGGCTATTAACTATTTCGTGGCACAAAAATACGTTGAGGCTTTAGGCGAGATTGCCACCTCGGATAATCAGAAAGTGTTGATGCTACCGCTGGAGGCATCGTCAGTGATCGGCTCGGTCGCAGGTGTGGCTGAAATCGCCAAAGAAGCATTTGGTAAAAAATAA
- a CDS encoding NfeD family protein — translation MEFFSGLDYWHWLVLGLLLLILEMFAPGAILLWFGIAALIVGSLMLFLGEVLDPQWQWLIFSVFSVVSILVWRGFSKKRQREHPEEEESLNQRGKALIGQTYTLATAIEDGVGKAKVGDTYWRVTGPDLPQGEKVKVIGFEGATLKVDKAN, via the coding sequence ATGGAGTTTTTCTCAGGACTTGATTACTGGCACTGGCTGGTACTTGGTTTACTATTACTAATTCTTGAAATGTTCGCACCGGGTGCGATCCTTTTATGGTTTGGTATCGCAGCCTTAATTGTCGGCAGCTTAATGCTGTTCCTGGGAGAGGTCTTAGACCCGCAGTGGCAATGGCTCATATTTTCTGTTTTTTCCGTCGTCAGTATTTTAGTCTGGCGGGGTTTCAGCAAAAAACGACAACGTGAACACCCTGAAGAAGAAGAGTCATTGAATCAGCGTGGCAAGGCTTTGATCGGACAAACTTATACTCTGGCTACCGCGATAGAAGATGGCGTAGGCAAAGCCAAAGTTGGCGATACTTACTGGCGCGTGACGGGACCTGATTTACCACAAGGGGAGAAAGTAAAAGTGATTGGTTTTGAAGGTGCGACACTTAAAGTTGATAAAGCTAACTAA